Genomic DNA from Desulfonema ishimotonii:
TAGACGATCAGAAAAAAGAGGCCGAATTCAAAGGAATTAAAGTTCACGGAGTCTCAGGAATCAATTGATTTGATAGGCGCTGACACCTGTTTTCAGTTGAGTTTTGAACGGACAAAATTTCGGATGGAATCAATCCGGTCGAAATTGTCAATGGTGATATCCTGAACCCCGATGTCGATGCCAAAGGCCTCCTGAAGCGCCTGAACAACGCTGACCAGGCTGAGGGAGTCGATAATCCCGCCGTCGATCAGAGAGGTGGTCTCATTCACATCCATGTCCGATGCGTGAATCTCCCGGACAAACCGGGCAATAATCTCCGCCACCCGGTCCCCCGTCTCATCGGTTCCGCCTGCCGGAGCCGGACTGTCGGGCAGGGCCAGTCCGGGCAGGATGTGGCCCAGTCCCCTGCGGTAGTCCGGGCCGTCTGTGACCGCATCCGAAGGCCGGGCCTCGAAATTGCCGAGCAGGCGGTATGCCTCGCCCCCCAGCCCCTGTTTGAATTTCGTAATGCCGGGCAGGTGTTCCGGGTCAGTCCCACCGAGATCCAGCCATTTGCACCCGGTTTCACGGGCATGGCAGACGGACTGCCAGATGAGGAAGTTGTGGGCGTGAAATTTCCCGGCTTCGGGGCTGTTCCACGCCACCAGACTGAACTGGGTGGCCGCATACCGGTACAGCACCATTGCCCCGATGCGCTCGCCCCGGTGAACGGCAAACAGCATCCGCAGCACGGACGGGTCCGCCTCCCAGATGGCCTGAACCAGTTCGGGAGATGGCCAGGAAAAGCCCTTTTCATGGGTGGCCTGCCGGTAGTGTTCCAGGAAAAACCCAAGGTCTGCCGCCGTGTCGCCGACCCGGATCTCAAGGCCTGCCTTTTCGGCCTTTCGGAGGGGATTTCGCCAGCGGCGTTTCATGTTCTTGCGCAGCACTTTGTCGGGCAGGGTGACATCCACCCGGATTGATTCCCACAGGGCCTCGTCCGAAGGCCGCAGCCGGATATCAGCTTCCCATCCGTCCGGCATAGCTGCGGAAAAGAGACAGGGCGACAGGTGAAGTGTCGCGCCCTCTCTCTCTACCCAGTGCTGCCGGAAAAGGGCAATGGCCTCCGCAGCTTCCGACGGGGAACATCCGTTGTCTCCCCGGATAAACATCGGGCCGTGCTGCATCCGGGCGACTTTGCCCAGAACCGGCACTTCTTTCACCAGTGTCTGGGCCATTGCCAGCGGCCTGTGACCGTCCGTGACCACCTGCCGCACCGGCGTCCATCCGATACAGGACTGAACGCCCTGTCCATAGGCCCAGGTCTGCTGAAGGTCTGCTTCCAGGCATTGCCCGGTCAGCGTCTCCCAGTCCCGTCTGTCATCAACATTCGTCAGTTTCAAACCGTTTTTTTCTCCCATGTAAACAGACCGCCCGCTGTCTAATCAAAAGAATATCCGTCAAGGATCTGACGGAGAACCGGTGACGCCGAAACCCTGTCCAGGGTGGACCGGCGGGCGTTCAGATCGTCAGGGGTTTTAAACTCAAGGTGAAAACTGTATGCCCTGCCCTCAAAATCCTTCGGCGGGATCAGCCTTACCCCGTTGCCCAGCTTCAGTTGCCGCACCTGTTCCTCAAGGATCTGTTCCGCATGGGCCAGATTCGGGAAACGGCGCTGCCGCAGAGAGATGCGGAGCAGCCGGGCTTTCCGGTTCCGGTCATAATCCGGGTGTTCGAGAATCTCTTTTACCGCATCGGATTTCAGGACATCGGCCACGGCCAAATCGTCACGGGCGGCAATCTCTCTGACCAGACTGAGAACCTCCCGCTGTTTGTTCAGACTGAGCCTCAGGGTGTTAAAGATGTCGGCAAACGCAAGCATCTCTTCGGGCGGCAGGTTCCCCAGATCCAGGGCGATGGGCAGCGGCAGGGTCTCGGCCAGAATCCCTTCCTGAACCGGAAGGGGCAGGCGGCAGAGGGGCAGCACCTTTCTGATCATCCCGTGATTCGAAGGCAGCCCCAGGTCGGCGGCCGACGCTGCCAGCGCTTTCATATCCCTGCAGAGGGGCCGGAGCAGTTGGAATGCCCTGGACATCTCGATGAGGTTGAGCTGCCGCTGCAGGGCATTGTCTGAAACCGCAAGCCGGACACAGTCCGCTTCCGAAATATCCGGCCCGAACACCTTTGCCTCAATTTCGGTCCATTCCAGCCCGTGGCAGGCCGCCACGCGGCGGAAACCGCTGATGATCTGAAACTCATCGCCCGTTTCCGCCAGAAGCGGCGGGGCAATCAGCCCCACCGCCGCCACGGATGCCGACAGAGGCCGCAGGTCGGCCTCCGTGGTGATCCGGTAATGGTCCTCCTCCATTCTGATCCGGGAGAGGGGGATCTGTTTTATCTTACAGTTCATGGTCCGTACCGGTCAGCAGGGTCAGGGCTTCCATATATTTCCCGAGGGTGTTTTTCACCACATCTTCGGGCAGAGACGGCCCCGGCGGCTGTTTGTTCCAGCCGATTGAAGTGAGATAGTCCCGCAGATACTGCTTGTCAAAACTCTTCTGCGGCCCGCCGGGGCGGTAATCGCTCTGGGGCCAGAATCTGGAGGAATCCGGCGTCATCACCTCGTCAATCAGGATGAGTTCGCCATCAATAAGGCCGAACTCAAATTTGGTATCCGCAATGATGATTCCTTTTTCAGCAGCCAGTTCAACCCCTTTCCGGTAGATCTCAAGGCTGAGTTCCCTGACCTTTTCCGCCAGGGGGCGGCCGATTCGCCTTACGGTTTCCTCAAAGTCGATATTGATATCGTGTTCTCCGACTTCCTCTTTGGTTGACGGGGTGAAGATCGGTTCGGGGAGCCTGTCGGATTCTTTCAGGCCGTCCGGCAGCGCAATGCCGCAGATGGCCCCGGACTCCCGGTAGGATTTCCAGCCGGACCCGGAAATATAGCCCCGGACCACGCACTCAATGGGAAGCGGCTCTGCCTTCTTTACCAGCATACTCCGCCCCCGGAGAATATCGGCATACGGCTTGCAGCTATCCGGATAATCCGCCACATCCCCTGAAATCAGGTGGTTGGGAATCAGCGACTTCATCACATCAAACCAGAACAGGGAAATTTGGGTCAGGATTTTGCCCTTCCCCGGAATCGGGTCCGGCATGATGACATCAAATGCCGACATCCGGTCCGTGGCAACCATCAGCAGGGCATCTCCCAGATCATACATATCCCGGACCTTGCCCTTTTTAACCAGCGTCAAATCCTTAAAATCTGTTTCAAAAACGACGTTTTTCATTATAACTGACCTTTTGTTATGTGATTCACCGCGCTAAACAAAACAGCCCGGAATTTCAGTTGATATTTCCTGCGGAGCCAGAACCGTCAGTCCGCTATTTCACCGGTTTCGACGAGATGAATGTACCGGAGGAGAACCTGTCGGTCCCGCTCCCCGATCTCCCGGAATTCAATCCCTGTATGAAAAATACCATTGCCACAGTCCTGACACCGGATCACCCGCCCCTTCAGATCAACCAGATCCTCTCCCATGGCAATCGTCAATGCAATTCTCTGTCTGGAAATGATACAGAAACTGGTTTCAAGAAGAATACCGGATTCAGACACGTTCAGGGTTCTTCCCATACCCTCACTCACCACCTGCCCGTTCTGATCGGTACACACATAGGACAAATTCAGGGAACTCACCCGTTCATACTTTCTTTTTTCTGTCATGGCCATGCCTTTCTTGCTCAGTGGGGACTCAGAAAAAGATGATTCGGTTCACTTTTTCCGGGCATTGATCTTCAGAAAATCATAGGCTACCCGCGTCGTAATCGATATACTTGTCGCAATGCCTTCGATCAGGTTTTTCAATGTCGAAGAGAGCTGGTCGTATTCTTCCAGCAGAAGTTGCGCATCCAGCGGACTGAATTCGACATCTTCCGATGCAAACACAGATGCAAGCTGCGGCTCATGTCCGATATCATAAAAAGGGACCGGACCGATAAAATCGCCCGGACCGAGAAGCGCCAGAGGAAGATAGCCCGCTTTTGTCTTTCGGACAACAGCCACTTCGCCCTGATCAATCCTGAAAAGCTTCTCCTCTTTTTTCCCCTGCCTCACCATCAGCTTCTTGCCCTGGGTTATCTTTTTGAGATTATCCTGTTTCAGATAAATGTCAACAGCCCGCTCTGTGATCTCATTTCTCCGCCTGTCCAGGCTCAGTGCAACATCCCGGAACTGTAGTGAACAGTTCCCGTATTCTTCGGCCATCCGCTGTGCATCCAGAACGCCCAGCTGAACATCCGTGGCCGCCTGCGCGGTGGCGGTACGGACATTCTCATGAAACGAAAAAGAGGTGACGCCGCCGATAAACGCGCCGGGCCCCAGTCTGATTATCGTCAGGGGGCCTTTGGGTGTTTCCTTAATAATATCAACAGTTCCCTCCAGTATGGCCCATATCCAGCTCCCATGTTTGTTTTCCTGAACGATCTTCCGGTTCTGATAGAAGGATTCTTCGTCCAGTACATACATGTAATCCACCAGCGGGCCTTTCAGAACGGGAATGCGGAGGCTGGCCTCGCCACTGCTCTCTTTGTTATCGTCAAAGGATACGGCCCCCATCTTCTGTGTAACGCCATCGTCCACCATTCGCAGGCCGTCCAGAATGATTTCCATCCGGCTGGTTCTGATGGTTTTTTTTACGCTGACGGCCTCTTCGACGAACTCGAAAACCCCTTCAGCCCATCCGAACAGGGCATAGGCCGCATCCAGGCCGCTCAGCGAAGGCGATGTGGCATGAATGATGCTGCCTTTGGAAAAGTAGACCTGCCCCGGCTCGGCAGAATATTTACTGATCACCCGCAAAATACCGGAACTGCCATTGGAGCCGATGAGCTGCAAAATATCTCCCAATCCCAGAAACTCAAGACTGCCTGAAAGAACAACCTTATTGCTCATACCGAATTCTTACCATCCCATCTGTTTTTTCATGGACTGCAACGTCAGTTTGATACAGGTTTTCAGTGTCGGACCGACCCCGTCACCCCGGATGGCGCTGGCCGGATAAGACGGCACCTTCAACTGGCGGTTCAGGTCTCTTTCCATCTGTTTGACGGACATGAGGGGGAGGCCCTGTTCGGCAAGATCCCTTTTGTTGTATTGGAGAATCAGCGGTATCTTTAAAATGCTCAGCCCATAGTCTTTCAGATTCTGGTGCAGATCTCTGAGGGACAGCATGTTGGCCTTCCGCCGGATTTCAAGGGAGTCGGCAACAAAGACGACCCCGTCCACCTCCCGTAAAACCATCTTCCGCGTGGAGGCATATCTTACCTGGCCCGGGACCGTATATAACTGAATCCGGATATCATACCCTTTGACCTTACCGATCCCCATGGGAAGAAAATCGAAAAAGAGCGTCCGGTCCCCTTCGGTTTTGGCGGAAACCATTTCACCGAGAACCTGTTTCCTGAACGTCTTGAAAATATATTCGAGATTCGTTGTCTTTCCGCACCGTCCCGCACCATAATAGACGATTTTGATTTCTATTTCCCGACTTTTTAAATTGAGATTCGCCATCTCTGTAAACCCAGCTCCCGGATGCCAGTCAGGCAGATGATCACAAGGTCGGAGTGTTCAGATTTTCTGATCTGTCCCGGCCTGACTCTGTTTGGCACAAAAAATATTTTATCCTGTTGATTATCATAAAAAATCGGCTCTGATCAAGACAGCAGGTCAGCACATGTCACAGCCTCGGTTTTCGGCTTTCATTCCTTCGGAACCGCGATGCTTTGCACGGCGTTCCGCATCTTCGGGGATGACAGAAAAAGCGGAGATATTAACCCGGCAATTATTTATGCAAATGACATCAAATTGTCTTAACTAATAATTTAAGTCTGTTATAGTTTAGAGCGTCTTAAAAAAGTTGCTCTGTTTAATTGCCGGGTTAATATGAGGAATCTTATCTCACCTGTCAACGTCAGATTATAAACTTTTTATTCTTATATCAAGGCTGTAATTGCCTTCTTTGGGACCGGATTCGATCTCGGACTTTGAAACGACGACGGCCTTCCCGTCAAACATGGCGATCGGCGAATAAAACTGAACCTGTTCCAAAACCATCTCCGGTTCCAGGGCGTCC
This window encodes:
- a CDS encoding ParB/RepB/Spo0J family partition protein, which gives rise to MNCKIKQIPLSRIRMEEDHYRITTEADLRPLSASVAAVGLIAPPLLAETGDEFQIISGFRRVAACHGLEWTEIEAKVFGPDISEADCVRLAVSDNALQRQLNLIEMSRAFQLLRPLCRDMKALAASAADLGLPSNHGMIRKVLPLCRLPLPVQEGILAETLPLPIALDLGNLPPEEMLAFADIFNTLRLSLNKQREVLSLVREIAARDDLAVADVLKSDAVKEILEHPDYDRNRKARLLRISLRQRRFPNLAHAEQILEEQVRQLKLGNGVRLIPPKDFEGRAYSFHLEFKTPDDLNARRSTLDRVSASPVLRQILDGYSFD
- a CDS encoding PilZ domain-containing protein, whose protein sequence is MTEKRKYERVSSLNLSYVCTDQNGQVVSEGMGRTLNVSESGILLETSFCIISRQRIALTIAMGEDLVDLKGRVIRCQDCGNGIFHTGIEFREIGERDRQVLLRYIHLVETGEIAD
- a CDS encoding cyclic nucleotide-binding domain-containing protein, which gives rise to MSNKVVLSGSLEFLGLGDILQLIGSNGSSGILRVISKYSAEPGQVYFSKGSIIHATSPSLSGLDAAYALFGWAEGVFEFVEEAVSVKKTIRTSRMEIILDGLRMVDDGVTQKMGAVSFDDNKESSGEASLRIPVLKGPLVDYMYVLDEESFYQNRKIVQENKHGSWIWAILEGTVDIIKETPKGPLTIIRLGPGAFIGGVTSFSFHENVRTATAQAATDVQLGVLDAQRMAEEYGNCSLQFRDVALSLDRRRNEITERAVDIYLKQDNLKKITQGKKLMVRQGKKEEKLFRIDQGEVAVVRKTKAGYLPLALLGPGDFIGPVPFYDIGHEPQLASVFASEDVEFSPLDAQLLLEEYDQLSSTLKNLIEGIATSISITTRVAYDFLKINARKK
- a CDS encoding phosphoribosylaminoimidazolesuccinocarboxamide synthase, translated to MKNVVFETDFKDLTLVKKGKVRDMYDLGDALLMVATDRMSAFDVIMPDPIPGKGKILTQISLFWFDVMKSLIPNHLISGDVADYPDSCKPYADILRGRSMLVKKAEPLPIECVVRGYISGSGWKSYRESGAICGIALPDGLKESDRLPEPIFTPSTKEEVGEHDINIDFEETVRRIGRPLAEKVRELSLEIYRKGVELAAEKGIIIADTKFEFGLIDGELILIDEVMTPDSSRFWPQSDYRPGGPQKSFDKQYLRDYLTSIGWNKQPPGPSLPEDVVKNTLGKYMEALTLLTGTDHEL
- a CDS encoding GNAT family N-acetyltransferase, translating into MKLTNVDDRRDWETLTGQCLEADLQQTWAYGQGVQSCIGWTPVRQVVTDGHRPLAMAQTLVKEVPVLGKVARMQHGPMFIRGDNGCSPSEAAEAIALFRQHWVEREGATLHLSPCLFSAAMPDGWEADIRLRPSDEALWESIRVDVTLPDKVLRKNMKRRWRNPLRKAEKAGLEIRVGDTAADLGFFLEHYRQATHEKGFSWPSPELVQAIWEADPSVLRMLFAVHRGERIGAMVLYRYAATQFSLVAWNSPEAGKFHAHNFLIWQSVCHARETGCKWLDLGGTDPEHLPGITKFKQGLGGEAYRLLGNFEARPSDAVTDGPDYRRGLGHILPGLALPDSPAPAGGTDETGDRVAEIIARFVREIHASDMDVNETTSLIDGGIIDSLSLVSVVQALQEAFGIDIGVQDITIDNFDRIDSIRNFVRSKLN
- a CDS encoding GTP-binding protein, which codes for MANLNLKSREIEIKIVYYGAGRCGKTTNLEYIFKTFRKQVLGEMVSAKTEGDRTLFFDFLPMGIGKVKGYDIRIQLYTVPGQVRYASTRKMVLREVDGVVFVADSLEIRRKANMLSLRDLHQNLKDYGLSILKIPLILQYNKRDLAEQGLPLMSVKQMERDLNRQLKVPSYPASAIRGDGVGPTLKTCIKLTLQSMKKQMGW